TTCTATCGCAAAAAGACCGATGAAACGCGTAACCAATCCATTAAAGCAAATGGGCGCAAACATTGATGGCCGAGAAGACGGGACGTACACACCGCTAACAATAAGAGGTGGAGCATTAAAAGCAATCCAATACACTTCCCCAGTTGCAAGCGCACAAGTAAAGTCAGCTATTTTACTTGCAGGTCTTCGTGCAGAAGGTGTAACAGCTGTTACAGAACCGCACATTTCACGCGATCATACGGAAAGAATGCTTGAGGCGTTTGGTGTTACAGTAACTCGTGAAGGGAAAACTGTAAAACTAGCAGGTGGCCAGAAATTAACTGGAATAGACGTTCAAGTTCCAGGTGACGTATCATCAGCGGCATTTTTCTTAGTAGCAGGAGCCATTCTTCCAAATAGTAAAATACAACTACAAAATGTAGGAATGAATCCGACTCGTACAGGTATTATAGATGTTTTAGAGAGAATGGGTGCTACGTTCACTATAGAACCAATTAACGAAGGAGCATCAGAACCAGCTGCAAACATTACTATTGAAACATCTTCACTAAAAGGAATCGAAATTGGCGGGGATATTATTCCAAGATTAATCGATGAAATTCCGATTATCGCATTAGCGGCAACGCAAGCTGAAGGAATTACGGTTATTAAAGATGCACGTGAGCTAAAAGTGAAAGAAACGAATCGTATTGACACAGTTGTTGCTGAACTAACGAAACTAGGAGCTCGTATTGAAGCAACAGATGACGGAATGATTATTTACGGTAAATCAACTTTAAAAGGCAATACAGTACATAGTTACGGTGATCACCGCATTGGAATGATGCTTGCAATCGCCGGCTGTATAGCTGAAGGAAAAACAACGATTCAAGATGCAGAAGCAGTAGGTGTATCGTATCCTACATTCTTTCAGGAATTGAGCAAACTACAAACCGAATTGGAAAAAGCATAAAGTGAAACTTTATATGGTATACAGGGGACATGATAAAAGTAATTAGTAAGTACAGCTTTTTGTTTTATGGTAAATCTTTATTTGGAAGATAGTGTGTTATATCAAGATATAATAATTATAGAAAGGTCGATGTATATTCCATCGACCTTTCTGATTTTTTAGATAGGATTTTATCCGCATGAGTACGAATGTAATAAAGGGAATAGGAGGAGAAAGTCATGAAAGTAATTGAATTAGCAGAGCGACAATATAGAGAAGCGATTGCTTTATCTGAATATGCCTTTCAATATAAGGTACCGGAAGATCAAATTGAAAAGCGTCTTACATTAATGAAAAAACACCATCAACTATTTGGAATTTTGGAAGGAGATCAACTCGCAGCAAAACTGCACCTTCTTCCATTCGAAATAAATATTGGTGATGAAATGTTTAAAATGGGTGGAATTGCAGGAGTAGCGACATACCCAGAGTATAGACGGAGTGGGCATGTAAAAGAATTACTGAAGTATGTGCTACAAAAAATGAAACAAGATGGATTTAGTGTATCAATGTTACATCCATTTGCAGTTTCATTCTATAGAAAGTATGGATGGGAACTATTTGCCAATCGTTTCATATGTTCCATGACGAAGAGTGATTTAGTGATGCAGAAGCATGTGAAAGGGAATGTGAGACGTTTTAATAAAGATTCACATCCAAAAGAAATAGAAGCAGTATATGAGCAATTTGCAAAGCGATTCGCTGGTATGCTAGTTCGAAGTACGGATTGGTGGACGCAAGCAGTTTACCATGATTTGACGGCAGCGGTCTATTACAATGAAAAAGATGAAGCTACTGGTTATATGCTGTACAAAATAAATGATTCAAAAATGACAGTGGAAGAATTTGTACCGCTAAATAATGAAGCTCGAAATGGACTTTGGAATTTTATTTGCCAACATGATTCTATGATAAAAGAGCTTAAGATGATACTAAGTGAAACAGAGCCATTACTTTATACTTTACAAGAGCCTCGAGTGAAGGCTGAAATTACTCCTTATTTTATGGCTCGGATTGTAGACGTGGAAAAGTTTTTAAATCAATATTCATTTGTTTGGGCTAATCAACAAAACGAAGTTATTTTGCATATTTCAGACTCATTTGCCTCATGGAATAATGTGACGGTTAAATTACAAAGTAAAGAAGTAGTAATTATTAATAAAGAAGAAACCGAAAAACAAAATAGTAGCGGAATCCATTTAAATATAAATGATTTATCAGCAATGTTATTCGGATATAAGCGTCCATTAGAGTTATACGAAATGGACCATATTTTAGGGAGTGAGGAAGAAGTAAAAACACTTGAACATTTGATTCCATTACATAAGCCGTTTATTTATGATTTCTTTTAAAATTTCAAATAAAAAGCACGATTTGAAAAGTGCTTTTTATTTTGTTGAAATAGAAAGATGATTAGATATACCTTTAGATGTCTAAGTATGTTATAGTAAGTGAAGTATGTATATAAAAGTATCGAAATTGGAGGAAACACATGATTACAGTTAGTAACGTAGGATTGCGCTTTGCGGACAGA
This sequence is a window from Bacillus pseudomycoides DSM 12442. Protein-coding genes within it:
- the aroA gene encoding 3-phosphoshikimate 1-carboxyvinyltransferase; translation: MKERTIQPVNNGLNGTITIPGDKSISHRAVMFGAIAEGRTTIKGFLPGADCLSTISCFKEMGVDIMQNGDEVIVIGKGIEGLQEPKAVLDVGNSGTTIRLISGILANTPFFSCVQGDASIAKRPMKRVTNPLKQMGANIDGREDGTYTPLTIRGGALKAIQYTSPVASAQVKSAILLAGLRAEGVTAVTEPHISRDHTERMLEAFGVTVTREGKTVKLAGGQKLTGIDVQVPGDVSSAAFFLVAGAILPNSKIQLQNVGMNPTRTGIIDVLERMGATFTIEPINEGASEPAANITIETSSLKGIEIGGDIIPRLIDEIPIIALAATQAEGITVIKDARELKVKETNRIDTVVAELTKLGARIEATDDGMIIYGKSTLKGNTVHSYGDHRIGMMLAIAGCIAEGKTTIQDAEAVGVSYPTFFQELSKLQTELEKA
- a CDS encoding GNAT family N-acetyltransferase; amino-acid sequence: MKVIELAERQYREAIALSEYAFQYKVPEDQIEKRLTLMKKHHQLFGILEGDQLAAKLHLLPFEINIGDEMFKMGGIAGVATYPEYRRSGHVKELLKYVLQKMKQDGFSVSMLHPFAVSFYRKYGWELFANRFICSMTKSDLVMQKHVKGNVRRFNKDSHPKEIEAVYEQFAKRFAGMLVRSTDWWTQAVYHDLTAAVYYNEKDEATGYMLYKINDSKMTVEEFVPLNNEARNGLWNFICQHDSMIKELKMILSETEPLLYTLQEPRVKAEITPYFMARIVDVEKFLNQYSFVWANQQNEVILHISDSFASWNNVTVKLQSKEVVIINKEETEKQNSSGIHLNINDLSAMLFGYKRPLELYEMDHILGSEEEVKTLEHLIPLHKPFIYDFF